A window of Dryobates pubescens isolate bDryPub1 unplaced genomic scaffold, bDryPub1.pri scaffold_110_arrow_ctg1, whole genome shotgun sequence contains these coding sequences:
- the LOC128899652 gene encoding inositol 1,4,5-trisphosphate receptor-interacting protein-like 1, which yields MEDHEKEMNEEVTRLMEEMERRSQLRRNLVPMIVQQRPEEQSITTWGAVLFAAIAGGLILLFWLWRWLRKTRSEPDSGGSEKEILDNNTDKKDKEEEEGSDREGVENKQAGNRITSGCIEWPGQIMMSRSRVVKELVDDLLRFLRTRLSNSFVPVLQPAIGVGSAFEGWSPCEADDAVYQLLVPLEPPAGHSFHRELATLGRIPARDYRIRVVLECACRVRNMLCFIHSPKHHVRMKNRPPYMLDFLCTHSYLDVEKLALWFRRLVKQAWVALPWARHYKMEVLPYSQRTCYLMLTSGSGRPLYVEVLLGVQVGCTDIFLTSHSANDTYIRSTIWQQSCAVAESKFFSHMTSQVPQGSFHLRCLHLCTRMLKDTEFSPYTLKTIVMHFLNTRPLSSWCRRGCFRQVVDILNFLHQSVEQKQLNHFFFSNSTMPEEIILPKCFEECEPYNILQHLVQNPDAHARALRQCEQLQEELLKGLPD from the coding sequence ATGGAGGATCACGAGAAGGAGATGAACGAGGAGGTGACTCGtctgatggaggagatggagaggagaagccaacTGCGCAGGAACCTGGTGCCCATGATCGTGCAGCAGAggcctgaggagcagagcatcacgacctggggagctgtgctctTTGCTGCCATTGCTGGAGGCCTTATCCTCCTGTTTTGGCTCTGGCGGTGGCTCAGGAAAACAAGGTCTGAACCAGACTCTGGTGGCAGCGAGAAGGAGATCTTGGACAACAACACagacaagaaggacaaggaagaagaggaaggcagTGATAGAGAAGGTGTGGAAAATAAGCAGGCAGGAAACAGGATTACTTCGGGGTGCATTGAGTGGCCTGGGCAGATAATGATGTCCAGGAGCAGGGTAGTGAAGGAGCTGGTGGATGACCTCCTGCGATTCCTGCGAACGCGCCTCTCAAATAGTTtcgtgccagtgctgcagcctgccataGGTGTGGGCAGCGCCTTCGAAGGCTGGAGTCCCTGTGAGGCAGACGACGCTGTCTACCAACTGCTTGTgcccctggagccccctgctgggcacagcttccACCGGGAGCTTGCCACGTTGGGGCGGATTCCAGCCAGGGACTACCGCATCCGTGTGGTGCTGGAATGTGCCTGCAGGGTCCGGAACATGCTGTGCTTcatccacagccccaagcatcACGTGCGCATGAAAAATCGGCCACCATATATGCTGGACTTCCTCTGCACCCACTCATACCTAGATGTGGAGAAACTTGCCCTCTGGTTCCGGAGGTTGGTGAAACAAGCCTGGGTGGCATTGCCTTGGGCACGTCACTACAAGATGGAGGTGCTGCCATACAGCCAACGCACCTGCTACCTCATGCTTACAAGTGGCTCAGGAAGACCCCTCTATGTTGAAGTGCTTCTTGGGGTGCAGGTAGGATGTACAGACATCTTCCTCACCAGCCACAGTGCAAATGACACCTACATCCGCAGCACAATATGGCAACAGAGCTGCGCCGTGGCAGAGAGCAAGTTCTTCAGCCATATGACCAGCCAGGTGCCACAGGGCAGTTTCCATCTCAGATGCCTGCATCTCTGCACCCGCATGCTGAAGGACACAGAATTCTCTCCCTACACCTTGAAGACAATTGTCATGCACTTCCTGAACACCAGACCTTTGTCCAGCTGGTGCAGAAGGGGCTGCTTCCGGCAGGTGGTGGATATTCTAAACTTCCTGCACCAGTCTGTGGAACAGAAACAGCTCAACCACTTCTTCTTTAGCAATAGTACCATGCCCGAGGAGATCATCTTGCCCAAATGCTTTGAAGAGTGTGAGCCATACAACATACTGCAGCATCTGGTACAGAATCCGGATGCCCATGCCAGGGCATTGAGACAGTGTGAGCAGCTTCAGGAGGAGCTCCTGAAAGGGCTCCCAGACTGA